A region from the Pseudomonas cucumis genome encodes:
- a CDS encoding ABC transporter permease, giving the protein MSSELQPNLVALNTIVYREVKRFTRIWPQTLLPPAITMVLYFVIFGNLIGRQIGDMGGFTYMEYIVPGLIMMSVITNSYGNVVSSFFGSKFQRSIEELMVSPVSPHTILIGYTLGGVLRGLMVGIIVTLLSLFFTTLQVHHLGVTVLVVLLTATIFSLLGFINAVFARNFDDISIIPTFVLTPLTYLGGVFYSISLLPPFWQTVSLANPVLHMVNAFRYGILGVSDIRISVAIAFMLIATVVLYIGCARLLVSGRGMRT; this is encoded by the coding sequence ATGAGTTCCGAGCTGCAACCCAACCTCGTTGCCCTCAACACCATCGTTTACCGTGAGGTCAAGCGCTTCACCCGGATCTGGCCGCAGACCCTGCTGCCGCCGGCCATCACCATGGTTCTGTACTTCGTGATCTTCGGCAATCTGATTGGTCGGCAGATTGGCGACATGGGTGGTTTCACCTACATGGAGTACATCGTGCCGGGGCTGATCATGATGTCGGTGATCACCAACTCCTACGGCAACGTGGTATCGAGTTTCTTTGGCAGCAAGTTCCAGCGTTCCATCGAAGAGTTGATGGTGTCGCCGGTGTCACCCCATACGATTCTGATCGGCTACACCCTGGGCGGCGTGCTGCGCGGGTTGATGGTCGGGATCATCGTGACGTTGCTGTCGCTGTTCTTCACCACGCTACAGGTGCATCACCTGGGCGTGACCGTTCTGGTGGTGCTGCTGACGGCGACGATCTTCTCGCTATTGGGCTTCATCAACGCGGTATTTGCGCGCAACTTCGATGATATCTCGATCATCCCGACGTTTGTGCTGACGCCGCTGACGTACCTGGGCGGGGTGTTCTACTCGATCAGCCTGTTGCCACCGTTCTGGCAGACCGTGTCGCTGGCCAACCCGGTGCTGCACATGGTCAACGCTTTCCGTTACGGCATCCTCGGTGTGTCGGATATCAGGATCAGCGTGGCGATCGCCTTCATGCTCATTGCGACTGTTGTGCTGTACATCGGTTGTGCGCGGTTGCTGGTGAGTGGGCGTGGGATGCGTACGTAA
- a CDS encoding ABC transporter ATP-binding protein yields the protein MSSALSIRQLTKTYGNGFQALSGIDLDVAEGDFFALLGPNGAGKSTTIGILSTLVTKTSGTVNIFGHDLDKEPAALKRCIGVVPQEFNFNQFEKTFDIVVTQAGYYGIPAKIAKERAEQYLTQLGLWDKRDVPSRSLSGGMKRRLMIARALVHEPRLLILDEPTAGVDIELRRSMWTFLTELNKKGITIILTTHYLEEAEQLCRNIGIIDHGRIVENTSMKQLLSQLHVETFLLDLKNTLQVAPQLLGYPTKLIDSHTLEVQVDKAMGITALFTQLAQQNIEVLSLRNKTNRLEELFVSLVEKNLSKVAV from the coding sequence ATGAGTTCCGCTCTGTCCATCCGGCAGCTAACCAAAACCTACGGCAACGGTTTCCAGGCCCTGAGTGGTATCGATCTGGATGTCGCCGAAGGTGACTTTTTCGCCTTGCTCGGCCCTAACGGCGCCGGCAAATCCACGACCATCGGCATTCTTTCGACCCTGGTGACCAAGACCAGCGGCACGGTGAATATCTTCGGCCACGACCTGGACAAGGAACCGGCGGCACTCAAGCGCTGCATTGGTGTGGTGCCCCAGGAGTTCAACTTCAACCAGTTCGAAAAGACCTTCGACATTGTCGTGACCCAGGCCGGCTACTACGGCATCCCGGCGAAAATCGCCAAGGAACGCGCCGAGCAGTACCTGACTCAACTGGGCCTGTGGGACAAGCGCGATGTGCCGTCGCGCTCCCTGTCCGGCGGCATGAAGCGCCGCCTGATGATCGCCCGGGCACTGGTTCACGAACCACGCCTGCTGATCCTCGACGAACCGACGGCGGGGGTGGATATCGAATTGCGTCGCTCGATGTGGACCTTCCTCACCGAGCTGAACAAAAAAGGCATCACCATCATCCTCACCACTCACTACCTGGAAGAGGCTGAGCAGTTGTGCCGCAACATCGGCATCATCGATCACGGCAGGATCGTCGAGAACACCAGCATGAAACAGTTGCTCAGCCAACTGCATGTCGAGACGTTCCTGCTGGACCTGAAGAACACGTTGCAAGTGGCGCCACAGTTGCTCGGCTACCCGACCAAACTGATCGACAGTCATACCCTGGAAGTCCAGGTCGACAAGGCCATGGGCATTACCGCGTTGTTCACCCAATTGGCGCAGCAGAACATCGAAGTGTTGAGCCTGCGTAACAAAACCAATCGCCTCGAGGAGTTGTTCGTGTCCCTGGTGGAGAAGAATCTGTCGAAGGTGGCGGTATGA
- a CDS encoding DUF2062 domain-containing protein, translating to MPRRLFKRYMPDPTSIREHKSLRFLGTLLHDPNLWHLNRHSVARAMAVGLFAAFLPVPLQMLLAAILAIVVRGNMPIAVSLVWLTNPITMPAVFFCTYQTGAWLMDVPARSLPNELTWEWISGELSSLWQPFLLGSVVTGLVLGALAYCLVMMYWRWWVSRQWKRRKKSRMQE from the coding sequence ATGCCCCGGCGCTTATTCAAACGTTACATGCCAGATCCGACCAGCATCAGGGAACACAAATCCTTACGCTTTCTCGGCACCCTGCTGCATGACCCCAACCTCTGGCACCTCAACCGCCACTCGGTCGCGCGGGCGATGGCGGTCGGTCTGTTCGCGGCGTTTCTGCCCGTCCCGTTGCAGATGTTGTTGGCGGCCATCCTTGCCATTGTGGTGCGCGGCAATATGCCGATTGCCGTCAGCCTGGTCTGGCTGACCAACCCGATCACCATGCCGGCGGTGTTCTTCTGCACTTACCAGACCGGTGCCTGGTTGATGGACGTCCCCGCCCGCAGCCTGCCGAATGAGCTGACCTGGGAATGGATCAGCGGCGAACTCTCAAGCCTGTGGCAACCGTTCTTGCTCGGCTCGGTAGTCACGGGGTTGGTGCTGGGTGCCCTCGCCTATTGCCTGGTGATGATGTATTGGCGCTGGTGGGTGAGTCGGCAGTGGAAGCGGCGTAAGAAAAGCCGGATGCAAGAATGA